From the bacterium genome, the window TTCCGGTAATCTGTATCGTCTTGTGGGATTCCGCCACATCATCCAGAAGAGAGTAGAGTGATTTCCGCGCCTCGGTCGCTGTAAGTGTTGTCATACTAAATTCCTTTCGTACGCAATACCGTACGACACTTCATCGGTTTTGTCAAAATGTCTTTGGCGAACGCCCTTGAGCTGCGGCGCGGAAGCGCCGTCGCGCTCAAAGGGCTGGTTGGCCTTTCATTTCTGCAGTCGGGTGTGAACCCATTTTGGGTCTCACCGGCAATCAAGGACGGCTCGTATCCGAATCTTGTGAGAGACTTCTTTAATTTGTTTGAGCGGTGTGATATGGCGGGGCTAAAAAGAGGTCTCTCACTCACAAGGTTTCATGCAAGTCTGTGAAAATTAAAAGTGGTCGGGGCGGCGGGATTTGAACCCGCGACCTTTTGGTCCCGAACCAAACGCGCTACCAGTCTGCGCTACACCCCGAAAAAATGACTGACGAATCAATAATTTAGAAAAATCCCCGGGAAGGACAGTCTTTCCAAACCTCGTCAAAAAGAGGCAGAACCATAACAGCGCTTTTTATCCGCGTCAAGGAAATGCCCAACAGAAAAAGATTGCTGGAAAAGATTGCCCTAAAGGACCGGTTGTCAGGCATGTCGCGATACAGACTCAGAGAATGCCCGTGATTCTAAGATAGGCTGCATGGGCGTTTGAAACGGTTCCGATCCATTTGAACTTTTCCCCGCTCCTACTCTCTTCCAAACTTCCGGGCCAATTCCCTGAATGACGTGTAGATCAGGGTTGGCCGTCCATGGGGGCAGGTATAGGGCATTTCGGTTGAGGCCAACGCCACGACCAATTCTTCGACCTCCCGCAGGCTCAGACGGTCACGGGCCTTCACAGCGGCCTTACAGGCCGCTTGAGCAATGGCCTCCTCACGCCAGCGGGTATGACTGCCTCGCTCACCCAGAGTTTCAAGATGTCGGGCCATATCGATCAAGAGTTCCTGGATGTTCATGCCCTCCATCCCTTGCGGCAAGGCATCCACAACAAACGTATCGCCACCAAATTCCGAAACGCCCGCACCCATTTTCTTGATCAATTCAAGATTCTTGCGGACATACATGGCATCACGCGGCTGAAGTTCAACCGTCACCGGAGGCAGTAGGCCCTGACTCTCGACTGTACCCTTGTCCAATGACTGCAGGATCTCTTCAAACAACACCCGCTCATGAGCGGCATGGGGATCCATTACCACATAGCCATCCTCGGTTTCGAGCAACACATAGAGCCCGCCAATCTGCCCGATAACCCGACACCAGGTCCACGGCCCCTTCTGCGCAGGTGGCTTTACCCCGACTGGCGCAACCTCAGGGGCCGCCCTTTCCCCGGGATGAAGTTGGGGAGGTCTGGGTTCAATGGGGGGTAACCGGGGATAAGAAAAGACACGCGAGGGCGGAAGATCATCAATTTTAAGGCAAGGCAAAACCACCTGCTGCTCCTGAGCGGCCGCCGGTGCGGGCGCCGTAGCCTGCCCTGCCACAAACGCCGCACCCGCCCCAGACAACGCCGCGCGAATGGTGCCGATAATAGCGTCCCTCACCTCGGAAGGATTCCGGAACCGCACCTCCTTCTTGGTCGGATGCACATTCACATCTACCAACTCAGGATCTAGTTCCAGATATAAAAAGATGTAGGGATGGCGACCATCCGCAATCAGGGCATGAAAGGCCTCATTAATGGCATAACTGACCACCGGCGCGGTGGCGGGGCGCCCATTTACAAACACATATTGCTCGGTTCGATCACCCCGGGTTAATTCTGGCAAGCTGACATATCCGGACAACTTCACCTCACCGGAGGTTTTTTCGATCGGGCATAATTTCGCCACGATCTCTTTACCGAAAAGCTCACGAATCCGTTCCTTCGGGCTCGCTCCGCCAGCCAATGACCAGGAGCGACGCCCATCCAGCGTCAAGCTCATACCCACCGCCGGCCAGGCCAGTGCCTGCAACAGAAACATCTGCCGGACATGCACGGTCTCCGTCTGGGGCGACCGCAAGAACTTTCGACGTACGGGAATATTAAAAAATAGATCCCTTACTTCAATCATGGTTCCCGGCGGGCAACCCGCCTCCTTTACATCAAGAAGTTTTCCACCGCTGACGACCAACTCCGAGCCCTCCAGGTCATTATGACGGCGGGTCTGGAGTCGGAAACGGGCCACCGACGAGATAGCGGCCAGCGCCTCCCCACGGAAACCCAACGTGTGAATGTGCTCGATATCGGCTGCCGTATAGATCTTACTGGTGGCATGGCGCTCAATGGAAAGGAGCGCATCATCGCGATTCATGCCGGATCCGTTATCTGCGACAGAAACGAGACGGGTACCGCCCGAGATGACCTCCACATCAATTTGTGTGGCCCCGGCATCAATGGAGTTTTCCAGAATTTCCTTAAGAATCGAGGCGGGACGTTCGACAACTTCCCCGGCAGCGATTTTATTCGCGACATCGGTTGGCAGCAGTCGAATATGCCCGCCCTCGTTCATTAAGCTCAAATCACATCCACAACCACGTCATCAGACTTCGTGGCAGATGGAGCGGCCTTTTCGCCCTCGACATGCTTGAACGTCGGCAGATAGCGATAATAGACTTCCAGCATCAGACAGCAAAGCGCGGTGGTGTAAACAGCCCCACCATGATCGCCTCCCTCCCAATGCCCCAATGTCCCTTCCACGATTTGATTTTGGACCAAGGTCTTGGTAAATCGTGGATTCCATGAAGCCCAATCCTTTTCGCCCTTCTGGAATTTCGCCTGAGTGGCATAATACCAAGTATAAACAGGTTGCGTGGCCGCTTTCGCATCCGCATTTGCGCCGGGATTTGCTTTTTCAGCTTTTTTGCCACCAGCCCAAACACATGCCATATCTTCCAAGTATTTCAGAGCCGTACGTACCTGCGGCGCATTGGGTTTTCCCATCAACTGCAAACACAAGGTACCGGCGGATGTCATACTGGGAGTGGAATTGGGTGACGAATAACCAAACCCGCCCCCTTTGGGGTCGTATGCAATGTCTGTTAGGAAGTCCATACCCTTTTTGATGGCATCCTCAAGCTTGGGATTGCTGCAACCGGCCATTTTTGCCGCCTTCATCGCCTGAAATTGCCAGCCCGCCACAGATAAATCCCATCGTTCTTTTTTTGCATAACCATAGTCATAACCTCCGCCCGTCTGCTGCCCATCGACGATGATCTTGATGCCCTTATCCATCGCCTCCTTGAGCGCCATGATCTTGGTTAAGCCGTACCCCTCACTAATGGCATAAGTACAAATGGCATGCTCGTAAGAGTTCCCAGAAAAAGCACCGCTGGCTTGCTGCTTCGACACGACATACTTCATGGCTTTTTCAACCGTCTGCCCGAATTCCTGCGAGGCAGGGGTTTCGCCGTGGGCCAGAAAAGCGAGCAAGGCCAAACCGGTAAACGCAAGCGGAGCAGAAGCCTCCCCCTTGGAGAAAGAGCCATCGTCGCTCTGATTGGCCTTGAACCAACGCAAGGCTCTCAGCACAGCATCTTCGCCACGTGAGGATCCACCAAAGGCACTTAAAGCACCCTTGCGACCACCTGCAGTACGTCCGGAATACAAGCCTTTCATGACCAGAGGACTTTTAGCCATCGCGACTTCAAATCCGGCCGCCATGGTGGCATCCCCACTACCAATCCCTGCGCCCTCCGCATTTCCTGCTCCGGATCCCGGGGCATCGGAGGGGACATCCATGGTGCTCACTGTCGCCACATCCGGGCGCTCGACAGCCACTTCATCCTGTACAGGGGGCGGCTCGACCTTCTCAATTTCAGTTTTCATCACCTCTTCAAGCACATCCGCCTTGGTCTCCATCATCGTGACTTCAACTTCCGGCGCGGCTTCCGGTGGTGGCGCCGAGGCGAACACCAGTAACATCCCCACAATGATAACGTGGAAAATAACGGATCCGACGGGGCCCCAAATATGTTGTTTGATCAGTCGCTGTATTTGCGTTACGTCCATGTTGATATTCTCCTACCCCCTATTACGCGGAAGCACCAAAGCATTACAAAATAATTTCAAACTGCTCAGGCGCCACCGGAGCTGACCACCGAAAGGTTTGTCAATTTGAGTTTGGAACAGAGATCCAGAAGCTCGATCAACTTACCGTGGGGAGAATCGTTCAAGCACTGAATCAGAATAGTCTGTGTTTTATCCAGATCCGCCAGTTTGCTAAGCAGCGTGTTTAATCCCCGGCTATCCACCGCACGGTCATTAATGGTAAACCCATCAGGAAAGACCGTTACGCGAATCACCTTTGGAGGGGTCGAATTCTGGGTAATGGAGTCCGCCTGAGGACGAAATACGTCCAAATTGGTAACCACATCCACGGGCTTCGCCGTCAGGATGAAAAATGCCAGCAACTGAAACGCCACGTCAATCATGGCGGTGAGATTGAGCTCACCCGCCTGAAATGAATTTCTTCTACGTTTTCTGCCCATAAAAATACATCCTTCAACCGACTAGGCTTTTTCGGCTCTTTCCTTGAGTGCGGTGAACTTGATTTTCCAGATCTTGGCGGCCGTACAGGCATCCATGGCTTTTTTGACGGCCGAGTGTTTGGCTCTGGCATCCGCCATGATCAAGACAGGGACATCCCCTTTCCCCCGCGCATCAGCCCTCGCCTTGTTTAGGACGAGAGTCAACTCGCTGGCGGTAATCGGCGTACGACCAATCGACAGAACGCCTTTTTCACTCACATAAACCTTTACCGCACGGGGATCCTTCTTCTTTTCCACAACTCCGTTGGGAGCCGAGGCCAATTTGATCCGGTCATCAACCGCGCTTTCCTGCAAATTGGAGGTACAAACGAAAAAAATGATCAACTGAAAGACCACGTCGATCATGGCCGTCAGGTTACCATTTAATAATTCTTCTTCTTTTTTCTGGCGCATAGGATTATCAACTCCAAGGCCGATTTACTCCGAGACCACTTCAACGTTACGCAAGGCCTTGATCAGATCCAGCGTCAAAGCCTCCATTCGCAGGATACTGTTCATGGCGCGGTTCTTGAAGAAATAGAAGAAAATCGTCGCAGGCACCGCGGTACCCAGTCCGATCGCCGTCGCCCACAACCCGTGGGAAATGTTAACGGCAAGCATCGACTGCTGGGCCGCTCCGGCTTCCATCGTTCCCATCGTATAGAAGGCCATGATCATACCTTGCACGGTACCGATCAGTCCAAGCATCGGGGTAGTATTTGAGATAACGCTCAAATAGGTCACGCGACTGAGCAATTTTTCGCTCTCCAGATCCGCCGCCACACCAACCGCATCCTGAACCACTTCATACCCTTCCTCAACCTGGGCAAACCCTGCCTTGAGAATATTTGCAAGGGCACCCGGGGAACTGTCGCAATGCCCGATGGCCTTCAACAGGTCGCCCTGTTCCATGGAGGAACGTACATTGGCAATCAGATCAGGTGGCATAATTTTAACGTCCTTGATATTGACAAACGAATCAACAATCAAAGCCACACTGATAATGGAGCAGATAATCAACGCCGCCCAGATAACCATACCGAACCAGCCGGCACGGGTGATAATTTCCAAGAACCCACCCTCGCCATGCTTAGGAGCTGCCGCAGCCTCGCCGCCCTCGACTGCCAATCCACCATCCGGTGTCGCAGCAGCAGCCACTGCAGGAGCACCCCCAGCAGGTGCCTTAGCCTCATCAGCAGCCTTCGCCCAGTGGGCTGAACCCAAAACACAGAAAATCGCCATTGCCAACCCGACCCATACCGCTTTTTTCATCATGCCATTCTCCTTGCTACGTTTACGTTAAACATTCTTAAACATTAATCATCACACTCACCCGCCCAGCTTCCTTGTAAAAGGACTATCGGGAAAATTCGCTCTCAACCGCTTCTTCAAATCCTCCGCACGCGGATCGCGCATTTCTTCAAACAATTGCGCGGCCTTGAAAAGGGCTTCAGGTTGTGAGGCCGCCACATCCTCATACAACAGAATAGAGCGAAGGTAATCCAGTGCCGCATCATCACGCTTGCCATCTGCCTTGTTCATGTCCCCGCGCTTCACCAATGCCAAGGCTACCAGCGGACGAGACTCCCCCGAAATGGCTTCAGTCAGACTTTGTTTAAGTACGGCGTTCATCTGAGCGCCCGCCAAGGCAGTCCAATACAAACCATACTGCTCATCCGTCACCAGATTTCTGGCCGTGCCCGCCAGAACATCACCCATCAC encodes:
- a CDS encoding biopolymer transporter ExbD, coding for MGRKRRRNSFQAGELNLTAMIDVAFQLLAFFILTAKPVDVVTNLDVFRPQADSITQNSTPPKVIRVTVFPDGFTINDRAVDSRGLNTLLSKLADLDKTQTILIQCLNDSPHGKLIELLDLCSKLKLTNLSVVSSGGA
- the mutL gene encoding DNA mismatch repair endonuclease MutL produces the protein MNEGGHIRLLPTDVANKIAAGEVVERPASILKEILENSIDAGATQIDVEVISGGTRLVSVADNGSGMNRDDALLSIERHATSKIYTAADIEHIHTLGFRGEALAAISSVARFRLQTRRHNDLEGSELVVSGGKLLDVKEAGCPPGTMIEVRDLFFNIPVRRKFLRSPQTETVHVRQMFLLQALAWPAVGMSLTLDGRRSWSLAGGASPKERIRELFGKEIVAKLCPIEKTSGEVKLSGYVSLPELTRGDRTEQYVFVNGRPATAPVVSYAINEAFHALIADGRHPYIFLYLELDPELVDVNVHPTKKEVRFRNPSEVRDAIIGTIRAALSGAGAAFVAGQATAPAPAAAQEQQVVLPCLKIDDLPPSRVFSYPRLPPIEPRPPQLHPGERAAPEVAPVGVKPPAQKGPWTWCRVIGQIGGLYVLLETEDGYVVMDPHAAHERVLFEEILQSLDKGTVESQGLLPPVTVELQPRDAMYVRKNLELIKKMGAGVSEFGGDTFVVDALPQGMEGMNIQELLIDMARHLETLGERGSHTRWREEAIAQAACKAAVKARDRLSLREVEELVVALASTEMPYTCPHGRPTLIYTSFRELARKFGRE
- a CDS encoding type II toxin-antitoxin system prevent-host-death family antitoxin, yielding MTTLTATEARKSLYSLLDDVAESHKTIQITG
- a CDS encoding MotA/TolQ/ExbB proton channel family protein; translation: MMKKAVWVGLAMAIFCVLGSAHWAKAADEAKAPAGGAPAVAAAATPDGGLAVEGGEAAAAPKHGEGGFLEIITRAGWFGMVIWAALIICSIISVALIVDSFVNIKDVKIMPPDLIANVRSSMEQGDLLKAIGHCDSSPGALANILKAGFAQVEEGYEVVQDAVGVAADLESEKLLSRVTYLSVISNTTPMLGLIGTVQGMIMAFYTMGTMEAGAAQQSMLAVNISHGLWATAIGLGTAVPATIFFYFFKNRAMNSILRMEALTLDLIKALRNVEVVSE
- a CDS encoding biopolymer transporter ExbD, producing MRQKKEEELLNGNLTAMIDVVFQLIIFFVCTSNLQESAVDDRIKLASAPNGVVEKKKDPRAVKVYVSEKGVLSIGRTPITASELTLVLNKARADARGKGDVPVLIMADARAKHSAVKKAMDACTAAKIWKIKFTALKERAEKA
- a CDS encoding prenyltransferase/squalene oxidase repeat-containing protein translates to MDVTQIQRLIKQHIWGPVGSVIFHVIIVGMLLVFASAPPPEAAPEVEVTMMETKADVLEEVMKTEIEKVEPPPVQDEVAVERPDVATVSTMDVPSDAPGSGAGNAEGAGIGSGDATMAAGFEVAMAKSPLVMKGLYSGRTAGGRKGALSAFGGSSRGEDAVLRALRWFKANQSDDGSFSKGEASAPLAFTGLALLAFLAHGETPASQEFGQTVEKAMKYVVSKQQASGAFSGNSYEHAICTYAISEGYGLTKIMALKEAMDKGIKIIVDGQQTGGGYDYGYAKKERWDLSVAGWQFQAMKAAKMAGCSNPKLEDAIKKGMDFLTDIAYDPKGGGFGYSSPNSTPSMTSAGTLCLQLMGKPNAPQVRTALKYLEDMACVWAGGKKAEKANPGANADAKAATQPVYTWYYATQAKFQKGEKDWASWNPRFTKTLVQNQIVEGTLGHWEGGDHGGAVYTTALCCLMLEVYYRYLPTFKHVEGEKAAPSATKSDDVVVDVI